A window from Cytobacillus sp. FSL H8-0458 encodes these proteins:
- a CDS encoding PTS ascorbate transporter subunit IIC, with the protein MFDFIMNDILGTPAILVGLFALFGLLLQKKGIADVISGTLKTIMGFLILNGGASILIGSLDIFGKMFEKAFHIQGVIPNNEAIVAIAQQTFGKETAMIMLFGMVMNILIARFTPFKYIFLTGHHTLFMACLISAVFATGGVTGLPLIIIGSIILGLLMVFMPALVQPYVREITGNDSIAVGHFGSFGYFVSGFIGKRAGDKSKSTEDIKVPKSLGFLRDTSVAMSLTMTILFLVVAPIAGKGYVESELSGGVNFLVFSLMQAITFAAGVYVVLAGVRMLIAEIVPAFKGIADKVVKDAKPALDCPAVFPFAPNAVIIGFLFSFVAGLLSMFLLPLFGLKIIVPGLIPHFFTGAAAGVFGNATGGRRGAIIGSFANGLLISFLPALLLPVLGSLGFEGTTFGDSDFGVVGILLSFLIKLFS; encoded by the coding sequence ATGTTTGATTTCATCATGAATGATATATTGGGCACGCCCGCCATCCTGGTTGGTTTATTCGCCTTGTTTGGCTTGCTTCTGCAGAAGAAAGGAATTGCCGATGTTATATCAGGTACCCTTAAAACAATCATGGGCTTTCTCATCCTGAATGGAGGAGCAAGCATCTTAATAGGCTCACTTGATATTTTCGGAAAAATGTTTGAAAAGGCTTTCCATATCCAGGGCGTTATTCCGAACAACGAAGCCATCGTAGCGATTGCCCAGCAGACATTTGGGAAAGAAACCGCGATGATCATGCTTTTCGGGATGGTCATGAACATATTAATTGCCCGTTTTACACCGTTTAAATATATTTTCCTTACCGGACATCATACTTTATTCATGGCCTGCCTGATCTCAGCTGTATTTGCAACCGGCGGAGTTACAGGACTTCCGCTGATCATTATTGGGTCTATTATTCTGGGATTATTAATGGTTTTCATGCCTGCGCTTGTCCAGCCATATGTACGCGAAATCACAGGCAATGACAGCATCGCTGTCGGCCACTTTGGATCTTTCGGCTACTTTGTTTCCGGCTTTATCGGAAAGCGTGCAGGGGATAAATCCAAATCGACAGAGGATATCAAAGTGCCAAAATCCCTTGGATTCCTGCGCGATACATCTGTTGCGATGTCTCTGACAATGACGATTCTCTTCCTGGTTGTTGCGCCGATCGCCGGAAAAGGCTATGTAGAATCTGAACTGAGCGGCGGAGTTAACTTCCTTGTATTCTCGCTCATGCAGGCGATTACGTTTGCAGCTGGTGTATATGTGGTCCTTGCCGGTGTGCGGATGCTGATTGCAGAAATCGTTCCTGCATTTAAAGGAATTGCGGATAAAGTAGTAAAAGATGCGAAGCCTGCCCTTGATTGTCCGGCAGTGTTCCCTTTTGCGCCAAATGCAGTTATTATCGGATTCCTATTCAGCTTTGTAGCTGGTTTGCTTTCTATGTTCCTTCTACCATTATTTGGCCTGAAAATAATTGTGCCAGGCCTGATTCCGCACTTCTTCACAGGTGCGGCGGCAGGGGTATTCGGAAATGCGACTGGGGGCAGACGCGGAGCGATAATCGGATCATTCGCAAACGGTCTATTAATCTCATTCCTTCCGGCCTTATTGCTTCCGGTTCTTGGATCACTAGGATTTGAGGGAACTACCTTTGGAGACTCGGACTTTGGGGTTGTGGGGATTTTATTGAGCTTCCTTATTAAACTGTTTTCTTAA
- a CDS encoding TRAP transporter permease — MSKHDVTEAEASKVIAEYDEDGNLNSKLRLLKGAAAKIISIIAVLMSLFHLYTAFFGVFESILQRSAHLAFALALTFAIYKPSKKAVKNESIPWYDWLFMVLSIACYSYYVMNSQVISSRMSYIEPLTALEIAIGIISGLLLIEATRRVIGNTLVIIIFICIVYGVWGHLITGSLSHREFTMMWIIDHLFYTVTGIFSTPLGVSATFIFLFILFGKFLEVSGAGQFFIDLSVAGMGKYRGGPAKTAIVASSILGTISGSAVANTVTTGAFTIPLMKKTGYKSHFAAAVEAVSSTGGQIMPPIMGASAFIIASYLGVPYMDIAIAAIIPAVLYYCCLYFQVDMRARRLGLVGLKKEELPKVSSVLKTGFMFFIPLVVIVVMLASGSSPMKAGLYSIGVTILVAALKGATRLSFSKIFKALDLGARAAIETAIACAASGFIIGIIGLTGIGLKFSSLIIDLSGGILIITLVFTMITSIILGMGLPTVAAYIVQVPLTIPALIELGVSPLAAHMFVFYFAALSAITPPVALAAFAAAGLAGSEPMKTGLTAVRLGLAAFIVPYMFVYGETLLLVGDAPDIILSVATSIIGIIGIAWAAEGWLFRHSYWYERAVLFIGALLMVNPGFLSDIIGFAILAAMFLYQKFVPRNTVANTLSN, encoded by the coding sequence ATGTCTAAACATGACGTAACGGAAGCAGAAGCTTCAAAAGTGATTGCGGAATATGACGAAGATGGAAATCTGAACAGCAAGCTGCGCCTATTAAAGGGCGCGGCTGCCAAAATCATTTCCATTATTGCCGTCTTAATGTCTCTTTTTCATTTGTATACAGCTTTCTTTGGGGTATTCGAATCCATCCTGCAGCGGTCGGCACACCTGGCATTTGCGCTGGCTTTAACATTTGCCATATATAAGCCTTCCAAGAAGGCGGTAAAAAATGAAAGCATCCCCTGGTATGATTGGCTGTTTATGGTTTTGTCCATTGCCTGTTATTCCTATTATGTGATGAATTCCCAGGTCATTTCATCACGGATGAGTTATATTGAGCCGCTGACAGCACTGGAAATTGCAATAGGAATCATATCCGGCTTGCTGCTGATTGAAGCAACGCGCCGCGTGATTGGAAATACACTGGTGATTATTATCTTCATTTGCATCGTTTACGGAGTTTGGGGTCATCTGATTACGGGGTCACTTTCCCATCGTGAATTTACCATGATGTGGATTATTGATCACCTCTTTTATACAGTGACTGGTATTTTCAGTACTCCTCTTGGGGTATCAGCCACCTTTATTTTTCTATTTATTCTCTTCGGAAAGTTTTTAGAGGTTTCGGGAGCAGGTCAATTTTTTATCGATTTATCAGTGGCCGGGATGGGGAAATATCGCGGAGGTCCTGCCAAAACGGCGATCGTCGCAAGCTCCATTTTGGGAACCATTTCAGGAAGTGCGGTTGCTAACACAGTTACAACGGGTGCCTTTACGATTCCATTAATGAAGAAAACAGGCTATAAGAGTCACTTTGCAGCTGCGGTTGAAGCGGTTTCCTCTACGGGCGGCCAGATCATGCCGCCGATCATGGGGGCTTCGGCTTTCATCATTGCTTCCTATTTAGGTGTGCCTTATATGGACATAGCCATAGCTGCGATAATTCCTGCAGTCCTCTATTACTGCTGCCTGTATTTCCAGGTCGATATGAGGGCAAGGCGTTTGGGGCTCGTTGGTTTAAAGAAAGAGGAACTTCCAAAGGTTTCGAGTGTTTTGAAAACCGGATTCATGTTCTTTATCCCCTTAGTAGTGATTGTGGTCATGCTTGCATCCGGCTCTTCACCAATGAAGGCTGGTCTCTACTCTATCGGGGTGACGATATTGGTTGCCGCTTTAAAAGGGGCAACAAGATTATCTTTCTCTAAGATCTTCAAGGCATTGGATTTAGGAGCCAGAGCTGCCATTGAGACGGCTATTGCCTGTGCGGCATCCGGTTTTATCATCGGGATTATTGGGCTTACCGGGATAGGCCTTAAGTTCAGCAGCTTGATCATTGATTTATCAGGCGGCATTTTAATTATTACGCTTGTATTCACGATGATTACGAGCATCATTCTTGGAATGGGGCTCCCAACTGTTGCGGCATACATTGTACAGGTTCCGCTTACCATTCCTGCATTAATCGAGCTGGGTGTGTCCCCGCTTGCAGCCCATATGTTTGTTTTTTATTTTGCAGCGTTATCTGCCATAACTCCGCCAGTAGCACTGGCTGCATTTGCAGCGGCAGGGCTTGCCGGTTCTGAGCCTATGAAAACAGGCTTAACTGCAGTAAGGCTTGGCCTCGCGGCATTTATTGTCCCTTATATGTTTGTATATGGGGAAACGCTGCTGCTAGTTGGAGACGCTCCGGATATTATTCTATCTGTTGCAACCTCCATCATTGGAATTATTGGAATTGCCTGGGCTGCAGAAGGATGGCTGTTCCGACATTCATATTGGTATGAAAGAGCCGTTCTTTTTATCGGGGCTCTTCTGATGGTCAACCCGGGATTTTTGTCAGACATCATTGGCTTTGCGATCCTGGCGGCAATGTTTTTATATCAAAAGTTCGTACCTAGAAATACAGTGGCCAATACATTATCAAACTAA
- a CDS encoding sigma 54-interacting transcriptional regulator codes for MLVKDVMTRTSIKFFENDYIKEAAKTLLESYMKGGLVYNVRDELAGCFTEHNLLEGLLNQNKAISEIYQTDFCFLNETDELKNIKSVDQEIWPILNKNGEITGFLTKEQYLAAYARTSQVELSRMDAIFNSAHNGILSIDLEGRITSMNPPAEKMAMTTKEKAIGKFLTDVVAPSGLLNVIRTGRGHTEKYRVGKRKYLTHRTPLYDGETLVGAVGVFQDISEIEFVSNELESVKQLVKEQETILDNSTDGICITDGSGTIIKCNQSFRQLFDVRKDTPDYIKDIARQVEAKGRSHNIMETSKDNKNSLIITANPIKNSSNQIERVVINVKDMTEFDALRSELAKTKSILEHMHLSERSETFIAKSPEMERLLETVQQVAKVDVTVLLSGESGVGKEEIAKLIQQSSPRSEEPFIKVNCGAIPESLMESELFGYEGGAFTGALKKGKAGLFEQANNGTIFLDEIGEIPNHLQVKLLRVLQEMEITRVGSAKTSKIDVRVIAATNRDLKELVLEGSFREDLFYRLNVIPISIPPLRRRVEDIPILIDAYARMFEAKYHKHLKFTKKAIQVLTNYQWPGNVRELVNMIERIYVTASNLEVGEQEILSLFSKGDNQGMSHDQAIVVNQILPLKEAVDLLERELIYKASQSEKSYRGIARVLEVNPSTIVRKVKKLEGGLLKS; via the coding sequence TTGTTAGTAAAAGACGTGATGACTCGTACTTCTATTAAATTTTTTGAAAACGATTACATCAAAGAGGCAGCAAAGACCCTGCTGGAATCCTATATGAAAGGCGGGCTGGTCTATAACGTAAGAGATGAGCTGGCGGGATGCTTTACAGAGCATAATCTATTAGAAGGTTTGTTAAATCAAAATAAGGCAATATCAGAAATTTACCAGACTGACTTTTGTTTCCTTAATGAAACGGATGAATTAAAGAATATAAAGTCCGTTGACCAGGAAATCTGGCCAATTCTAAATAAAAATGGGGAAATCACCGGCTTCCTGACAAAAGAACAGTATCTGGCGGCCTATGCCAGAACTTCTCAGGTGGAGCTCAGCCGCATGGATGCTATTTTTAATTCGGCACATAATGGGATTCTTTCCATCGATTTGGAGGGGAGGATTACCTCAATGAATCCTCCGGCAGAAAAGATGGCTATGACAACTAAGGAGAAAGCCATTGGAAAGTTTTTAACTGATGTTGTCGCTCCAAGCGGGTTATTGAATGTTATCCGCACAGGCAGGGGACATACAGAAAAATACCGGGTAGGAAAAAGAAAATATTTAACTCATCGAACACCGCTCTATGATGGCGAGACTCTTGTAGGAGCGGTTGGCGTCTTTCAGGACATTTCAGAAATAGAATTTGTATCCAATGAACTTGAATCAGTCAAGCAGCTGGTAAAAGAACAGGAAACGATCCTGGATAACTCAACAGACGGCATCTGTATCACAGATGGGTCAGGAACCATTATCAAATGCAACCAGAGTTTTCGGCAGCTATTTGATGTAAGGAAAGATACTCCTGACTACATAAAAGATATAGCCCGGCAGGTAGAAGCTAAGGGCAGATCGCATAACATCATGGAAACAAGCAAAGACAATAAAAATTCCTTAATTATAACGGCAAATCCCATTAAGAACAGCAGCAATCAAATTGAAAGAGTTGTTATCAATGTGAAGGACATGACTGAATTCGATGCACTTAGAAGTGAGCTGGCAAAAACAAAGTCAATACTTGAACATATGCACCTTTCCGAAAGATCGGAGACATTCATAGCCAAATCACCCGAAATGGAAAGACTGCTTGAGACCGTTCAGCAAGTGGCAAAGGTGGATGTTACGGTTCTATTATCAGGTGAGTCGGGAGTGGGGAAAGAGGAGATTGCCAAGCTGATTCAACAGTCGAGTCCAAGGTCGGAAGAGCCATTTATTAAAGTGAATTGTGGGGCTATTCCTGAATCATTAATGGAGTCTGAGCTTTTTGGATACGAAGGCGGTGCCTTTACAGGTGCCTTGAAAAAGGGAAAAGCCGGTTTATTTGAACAAGCGAATAATGGAACTATTTTTCTGGACGAGATTGGGGAAATCCCAAACCACCTGCAAGTCAAGCTGCTGCGTGTATTGCAGGAAATGGAGATTACCCGGGTAGGATCTGCCAAAACGTCAAAGATTGATGTGCGTGTAATTGCCGCTACAAACAGGGATCTTAAAGAATTAGTCCTGGAAGGCAGTTTTCGGGAGGACTTATTTTATAGGCTGAATGTTATTCCCATATCAATTCCGCCTTTAAGAAGAAGGGTCGAAGATATTCCAATCCTGATTGATGCGTATGCAAGAATGTTCGAAGCAAAATATCACAAACATCTCAAATTCACCAAGAAAGCCATACAGGTCCTTACTAATTATCAGTGGCCAGGGAATGTAAGGGAACTCGTCAATATGATTGAAAGAATATACGTAACAGCTTCGAATCTGGAAGTGGGGGAGCAGGAGATTCTTTCTTTATTCAGCAAAGGCGATAACCAGGGAATGAGTCATGATCAAGCCATTGTCGTAAATCAGATATTACCGCTAAAAGAGGCTGTAGACCTGCTTGAAAGAGAGCTGATCTATAAAGCGTCACAGTCAGAAAAATCCTATCGGGGCATTGCCCGTGTGCTGGAAGTGAATCCTTCTACCATTGTTCGAAAGGTGAAAAAATTAGAAGGGGGATTATTAAAATCATGA
- a CDS encoding PTS sugar transporter subunit IIB, which yields MKKILVVCGNGLGSSFIVEMNVKTVLSQLGVEADVSHTDLTTAKSEKADIYLGSKDLISTLDDGTRTIIGLTNILDQNELKAALESHLS from the coding sequence ATGAAAAAAATTCTAGTAGTATGCGGAAACGGACTTGGAAGCAGCTTTATCGTAGAAATGAACGTAAAAACAGTTTTAAGCCAGCTGGGAGTGGAAGCAGATGTTTCACATACCGACTTAACTACGGCTAAATCTGAAAAAGCGGATATCTACCTGGGATCTAAAGACCTGATTTCCACTTTGGATGACGGAACAAGAACGATCATTGGTTTGACAAACATCCTTGATCAAAACGAGCTAAAAGCGGCATTGGAATCACATTTATCCTAA
- a CDS encoding CoA-binding protein, whose amino-acid sequence MRSLQTLVSPNSIAIIGASERFHQNAGRVMVNLQKSKFSGEIHLVNPNYDTISGIHCYPSVLEIREEVDLACVIVPFKHAPAILRECVNKQVKSVIIISSGFSESGPDGINREEELKEIVKGTETTVYGPNSPGFYHFIGNWGISFSPRFEPKNFHKGSVGLISHGGSLGRAVLDANEKGLGFSYWLSPGNEMDITINDCFEFLISDPSTETILLIIESISEEERFFRLLHQAYIKQKPVILLPIGHSKISRIAVKYHLGRNNDYSIPWDMVNHPGLVKAESIDEVVALSWLFDTYKKAAGKRTAIFSWAGATSIYLADLCDKYGIQLQPLSSELQQKMKTITGIEKSFMNPLDLTTIVYDDLSKLTTCLEVLHKSGDFDNIIVPFPFQVDYQNEILSEQMKKLMEERDSIFIPIFMSQGYQGELAIDILKETKKPYFFHENTAIKSLSAYINYSETQRQEEEHNEKTIKSC is encoded by the coding sequence ATGAGATCATTGCAGACGCTTGTTTCCCCTAATAGCATTGCCATAATAGGAGCTTCGGAAAGGTTCCATCAAAATGCGGGACGTGTCATGGTCAATCTTCAAAAATCAAAATTTTCCGGGGAGATTCATCTCGTAAACCCAAACTATGACACCATTTCGGGAATTCACTGCTATCCGAGTGTACTCGAGATCAGAGAAGAAGTCGATTTGGCATGTGTAATTGTTCCTTTCAAACATGCCCCTGCCATCTTAAGAGAATGTGTAAATAAACAAGTGAAGAGTGTCATCATCATCAGCTCGGGTTTTTCTGAAAGCGGTCCGGATGGAATAAACCGGGAAGAAGAGCTAAAGGAAATTGTTAAAGGTACAGAAACAACGGTTTATGGACCAAACTCTCCCGGATTCTATCATTTTATAGGAAACTGGGGAATCTCTTTTTCACCCCGTTTTGAACCTAAGAATTTTCATAAGGGATCTGTTGGATTGATCAGTCATGGAGGAAGTTTAGGCCGGGCAGTTCTTGATGCGAATGAAAAAGGCCTCGGATTTTCCTATTGGCTATCACCTGGAAATGAGATGGATATCACCATTAATGACTGCTTTGAATTTTTAATTAGTGATCCATCAACAGAAACCATTCTATTAATCATTGAATCCATTTCTGAGGAAGAGCGCTTTTTCCGTCTGCTGCACCAGGCCTATATCAAACAGAAGCCGGTGATCCTGCTGCCAATCGGCCATTCGAAGATTTCAAGAATTGCCGTTAAATATCACCTTGGAAGAAACAATGATTACTCTATTCCATGGGATATGGTCAATCACCCCGGACTGGTAAAAGCTGAAAGCATTGATGAAGTTGTCGCCCTTTCATGGCTGTTTGATACATACAAAAAGGCAGCAGGAAAGCGGACGGCTATCTTTTCCTGGGCAGGGGCTACTTCCATTTATCTGGCGGATTTATGCGATAAGTATGGAATTCAGCTTCAGCCTTTATCATCAGAACTTCAGCAGAAAATGAAAACGATTACAGGTATAGAGAAGTCATTCATGAATCCTTTAGATTTGACCACCATCGTATACGATGACTTGTCAAAATTAACAACCTGTCTGGAAGTGCTTCATAAATCGGGTGATTTCGATAATATCATTGTTCCTTTCCCATTCCAGGTAGACTATCAAAATGAAATTCTCTCGGAACAAATGAAAAAGCTGATGGAGGAAAGAGATAGTATTTTTATTCCGATTTTCATGTCCCAGGGATACCAGGGGGAGCTGGCCATTGACATATTAAAGGAAACAAAGAAACCTTACTTCTTTCATGAAAATACAGCCATCAAATCATTGTCTGCTTATATAAATTACTCGGAAACCCAGAGACAAGAGGAGGAACATAATGAAAAAACGATTAAATCCTGCTGA
- a CDS encoding CoA transferase subunit A has product MKKRLNPADALQFIKSGDTLLVGGFGLSGTPLTLIDELVKSDKDNLTVISNNLGEEGKGLGKLLVAGKLKKAKGSYFTTNRDAVKAWSKGELEIELIPQGTLAEAIRCGGAGIGGFYTKTGAGTKLAEGKEEKVIDGESYIFEKAIKGDVAIIKALKADTLGNLIYDKTARNFNPVMATAAKVVIAEVDEIVEAGAFAPEEVVTPHLYVDYVVINQYVKEGGRYVESI; this is encoded by the coding sequence ATGAAAAAACGATTAAATCCTGCTGATGCACTGCAGTTTATTAAAAGCGGCGACACATTGCTTGTCGGGGGATTCGGCCTTTCGGGAACACCGCTTACTTTAATAGATGAGCTGGTGAAATCCGATAAAGATAATCTCACAGTCATCAGCAACAATTTAGGCGAGGAAGGGAAGGGGCTCGGAAAACTGCTGGTGGCAGGTAAGCTGAAAAAAGCGAAAGGTTCTTATTTTACCACTAATCGTGATGCGGTTAAGGCCTGGTCAAAAGGTGAACTGGAGATTGAATTAATTCCTCAGGGCACTTTGGCAGAAGCCATCCGGTGCGGCGGGGCAGGCATCGGAGGGTTCTATACGAAGACAGGCGCCGGGACCAAGCTTGCTGAAGGGAAAGAAGAGAAAGTGATCGATGGCGAATCCTACATATTTGAAAAAGCAATCAAAGGGGATGTGGCCATTATTAAAGCACTTAAGGCTGATACACTGGGAAATCTAATTTATGACAAAACAGCGAGGAATTTCAACCCGGTTATGGCAACGGCTGCGAAGGTGGTCATAGCAGAAGTGGACGAGATTGTGGAAGCTGGTGCATTTGCCCCGGAAGAAGTGGTAACCCCTCACTTATACGTTGATTATGTCGTAATCAATCAATATGTAAAAGAAGGAGGAAGATACGTTGAGTCTATCTGA
- a CDS encoding TAXI family TRAP transporter solute-binding subunit, translated as MKKLLAVIMAFMLVVLAACSSDEAGSNGKASEGGGAEGAPRDMAFGSATVGGFWYTLSGAMGEKMKEVYPESSVTVVEGGSVSNLLGLSQGTFALGFSNGQTVPEALNGINAFKEKVDNVSTVATLYPNVFQIVVRADSDIKSVKDLKGKKVSPGIKGYSGELAFLDILKLNDMSYDDLGGIEYIGTADGADLLRDGHIDAIVGMVSAPVSTFQELDTTLGIRLIPLDDDTVKGLHELNEGYLEYDIEGGTYSNVKEDVKTVAGYTVLLVNDDLMDEESVYKLTKMMVEEKDTWTTLSPIMKDFNAEYSVQNNVGKLHPGAEKYYKEVGALK; from the coding sequence TTGAAAAAATTATTGGCAGTTATAATGGCTTTTATGTTAGTCGTATTGGCAGCCTGTTCTTCGGATGAGGCGGGAAGCAACGGTAAAGCAAGCGAAGGCGGAGGAGCAGAAGGAGCCCCGCGGGATATGGCTTTCGGTTCTGCAACAGTAGGCGGTTTCTGGTACACATTGTCAGGGGCGATGGGAGAGAAAATGAAGGAAGTCTATCCGGAATCCTCCGTTACGGTAGTAGAGGGCGGATCTGTTTCCAATCTTTTGGGCTTAAGCCAGGGCACGTTTGCTCTTGGATTCAGTAATGGCCAAACAGTGCCTGAGGCATTGAACGGTATCAATGCTTTTAAAGAAAAAGTGGATAATGTCAGCACGGTTGCAACCCTGTATCCAAATGTATTCCAGATCGTTGTTCGGGCAGATTCTGATATAAAGTCCGTGAAAGATTTAAAGGGAAAGAAGGTAAGCCCGGGAATTAAAGGATACAGCGGAGAGCTGGCATTCCTGGATATTTTAAAGCTGAATGACATGAGCTATGACGATCTTGGCGGCATTGAATATATCGGAACGGCTGATGGAGCCGACCTTCTGCGTGACGGACATATCGATGCCATTGTAGGGATGGTTTCTGCACCGGTTTCCACTTTCCAGGAGCTGGATACAACCCTCGGAATCCGCCTGATTCCTTTGGATGATGATACAGTAAAAGGCCTGCATGAGTTAAATGAAGGATATTTGGAATATGACATTGAAGGCGGAACTTATTCGAATGTGAAAGAAGATGTTAAAACGGTTGCCGGCTATACGGTTCTGCTGGTTAATGATGATCTAATGGACGAAGAGTCGGTTTATAAGCTCACAAAAATGATGGTAGAAGAAAAAGATACATGGACGACATTATCCCCGATTATGAAAGACTTTAATGCAGAGTATTCAGTGCAAAACAACGTGGGCAAGCTTCACCCGGGTGCAGAGAAATATTACAAGGAAGTCGGGGCACTTAAATAA
- a CDS encoding 3-oxoacid CoA-transferase subunit B, which translates to MSLSDRIKIAKRVAQELKEGEIVNLGVGIPTIIPDYLDDKKVYLQSENGLLGMGPTPSDEDIDMDLISASKKPVSMDTGASLFDSSDSFLMIRGGHIDTAVLGALQVDETGEVANWAVPGETILGVGGAMDLVAGARRMIIASMHLSKDGSPKIVKRLSFPSSGTRKADMIVTEHAVFKFLEGKMHLIETLSDVSIEALREMTDAEFHVLEKTKMETN; encoded by the coding sequence TTGAGTCTATCTGACAGAATCAAGATCGCCAAAAGGGTAGCACAGGAACTGAAGGAAGGAGAAATTGTCAATTTAGGAGTCGGCATCCCTACCATTATTCCGGATTACCTTGATGACAAAAAGGTTTACCTTCAGTCTGAAAACGGCCTTCTCGGAATGGGTCCGACTCCGTCTGACGAAGACATTGATATGGATTTGATCAGCGCCAGCAAGAAGCCTGTTTCCATGGACACAGGGGCATCCCTCTTTGATAGTTCGGATTCGTTCCTGATGATCCGCGGCGGGCATATAGACACAGCTGTATTGGGAGCTTTGCAGGTCGATGAAACCGGTGAAGTCGCCAATTGGGCAGTACCCGGAGAAACCATTCTTGGAGTGGGAGGGGCCATGGATTTAGTTGCGGGAGCAAGGCGGATGATTATTGCTTCCATGCACTTGTCTAAAGATGGAAGTCCGAAAATTGTGAAAAGATTATCCTTTCCTAGCAGCGGTACAAGAAAAGCAGATATGATTGTCACCGAACATGCTGTATTTAAATTTCTTGAAGGAAAAATGCACCTCATAGAAACTCTCTCCGATGTTTCGATTGAAGCATTGCGGGAGATGACAGATGCTGAATTCCATGTGCTCGAAAAAACCAAAATGGAAACAAATTAA